Proteins from one Deinococcus actinosclerus genomic window:
- a CDS encoding M42 family metallopeptidase — MSKKQKKADAAPAAPTAADLRLDLLMRLSDLPGVPGQEDAVRDLVLAELDGLVDEVRVDAMGNVIARRAPRVKKGEVAERVMISAHMDEIGFLVRFIDDRGFLRVQALGGFDTRNLFARDVTVHARGGALPGIMTPGGKPVHIASPEERKKIPEVKEFFIDLGLSADEVRAQVRVGDMVTLDQTARQVGKLVCGKAMDDRASVFLLLETLRALRGQALRHELIAVFSTQEEVGLRGAITAAYGVQPTVGIGLDVTLAVDTPGVAPDEAVTHVGQGIGIKVFDSSMISHRPLVDGFWDLAQERGIPAQLEVLALGGTDGAAIQRSREGVPTLTLSLPTRYIHTVVEAVHVDDLRAGVDLLVAYLR, encoded by the coding sequence GTGTCGAAAAAACAGAAGAAGGCTGACGCGGCTCCGGCCGCCCCGACGGCGGCGGACCTGCGGCTGGATCTCCTGATGCGCCTGTCGGACCTGCCGGGCGTGCCCGGGCAGGAGGACGCCGTGCGCGACCTCGTGCTGGCCGAGCTGGACGGGCTGGTCGACGAGGTGCGCGTGGACGCCATGGGCAACGTCATCGCCCGCCGCGCGCCCCGCGTGAAGAAGGGCGAGGTGGCCGAGCGCGTGATGATCAGCGCGCACATGGACGAGATCGGCTTCCTGGTGCGCTTCATCGACGACCGGGGCTTCCTGCGCGTGCAGGCGCTGGGCGGCTTCGATACCCGCAACCTCTTCGCGCGGGACGTCACCGTGCACGCGCGCGGTGGGGCGCTGCCGGGCATCATGACGCCCGGCGGGAAGCCCGTGCACATCGCGAGCCCCGAGGAACGCAAGAAGATCCCCGAGGTCAAGGAGTTCTTCATCGACCTGGGCCTGAGTGCCGACGAGGTCCGCGCGCAGGTGCGCGTCGGGGACATGGTCACGCTGGACCAGACCGCCCGGCAGGTCGGGAAGCTGGTGTGCGGTAAGGCGATGGACGACCGCGCCAGCGTGTTCCTGCTGCTCGAGACCCTGCGCGCCCTGCGTGGTCAGGCGCTGCGGCACGAGCTGATCGCCGTGTTCAGCACCCAGGAGGAGGTCGGCCTGCGCGGCGCGATCACCGCCGCGTACGGCGTGCAGCCCACGGTGGGCATCGGCCTGGACGTGACCCTGGCGGTGGACACCCCGGGCGTCGCGCCGGACGAGGCGGTCACGCACGTGGGGCAGGGCATCGGGATCAAGGTGTTCGACTCCAGCATGATCTCGCACCGCCCGCTGGTGGACGGCTTCTGGGACCTCGCGCAGGAGCGGGGCATTCCCGCGCAGCTGGAGGTCCTGGCGCTCGGCGGCACGGACGGCGCGGCCATCCAGCGCAGCAGAGAAGGCGTGCCCACCCTGACCCTCAGCCTGCCCACCCGCTACATCCACACGGTCGTGGAGGCCGTGCACGTGGATGACCTGCGCGCGGGCGTGGACCTGCTCGTCGCCTACCTGCGCTGA
- the pth gene encoding aminoacyl-tRNA hydrolase: MKIIVGLGNPGAQYAQTRHNVGWLVLDELARRAGASWRKEGKDAEVAEVRLGSGVGVKVLLVRPLTFMNASGKAVAPLVSFYKLGGESLLVLQDDLDSPFGLLRLRMGGRHGGQNGVRDIIRLLGHEAFVRVKIGISRPPAGWAVPDWVLSRWREEEKADLAELVRLGASAAEVWAASGLAEAQGQFNGTDLRPQPPAPPKPPKPAPDGDAVPAGRTPQDTPGTAAHTGGRVEKTEEG, from the coding sequence GTGAAGATCATCGTGGGTCTGGGCAATCCGGGGGCGCAGTACGCGCAGACGCGGCACAACGTGGGCTGGCTGGTGCTGGACGAACTGGCCCGCCGCGCCGGGGCGTCGTGGCGCAAGGAAGGCAAGGACGCCGAGGTCGCCGAGGTGCGCCTGGGCTCAGGGGTGGGCGTGAAGGTGCTGCTCGTGCGGCCGCTGACGTTCATGAACGCGTCCGGAAAGGCGGTCGCGCCGCTGGTGTCGTTCTACAAGCTGGGCGGCGAGTCGCTGCTGGTGCTCCAGGACGACCTGGACAGTCCGTTCGGGTTGCTGCGCCTGCGCATGGGTGGGCGGCACGGCGGGCAGAACGGCGTGCGGGACATCATCCGCCTGCTGGGGCACGAGGCCTTCGTGCGCGTGAAGATCGGGATCTCGCGCCCGCCGGCGGGCTGGGCGGTGCCGGACTGGGTCCTGAGCCGCTGGCGTGAGGAGGAGAAGGCCGATCTGGCGGAACTCGTGCGGCTGGGCGCCAGCGCCGCCGAGGTCTGGGCCGCGAGCGGGCTGGCGGAGGCGCAGGGGCAGTTCAACGGCACGGACCTGCGCCCGCAACCGCCCGCCCCGCCGAAACCTCCGAAACCTGCACCGGACGGTGACGCTGTCCCGGCTGGGCGAACCCCGCAGGACACCCCGGGGACGGCGGCGCATACTGGCGGGCGTGTCGAAAAAACAGAAGAAGGCTGA
- a CDS encoding putative bifunctional diguanylate cyclase/phosphodiesterase gives MLSRLTAAIASAAQPGGAGLAEAVLNVTDTLVVVLDPQGRVLRFNPAAERLSGFSCEELRGQVLWPFVLPEADVAGVMAAFGALTAGDYPNRHENYWRTRSGELRYVLWSNTALLDARGRVALIVATGVDVTQEREERRARQESEERFRTLFEQSADGVVLIDPHDPEVAWRIVDCNEAFCRMNGYERHELIGQSIDRLHPYPMMAEEGAELFAWIREEGQVQGEGSHLHRDGTVFPVESASSVVTVGGRELILGQDRDIRERRRTEEQLRRLAAQLAHESQHDALTGLPNRTLLLDRLQVELRRVARNGRALAVVQLNLDGFRRVNDTLGHAVGDEVLRGVARRLQEEVRPVDTVARLGSDEFVVLIPDVAGPPEAAGVARRLRDALAQPLLVEGQPVNVRASVGVALSPPDSSLPANLLRQADLAMTQAKRGGRGSVQVFHKSMDAAVHGQLHLETRLRHALDSGGLHLHYQPQVDAGTGDLLGFEALVRWTDARLGLVAPARFVPLAEEAGLIGQLGAWVLDEACRQAAAWDLRVPIAVNVSALEVAQEDFTQRVHDTLRRHGLDGGQLKLEITERLTVQDLQRVARQLAQVQALGVQLSLDDFGTGQSSVSTLLQLPLNELKLDRSLITGVAESPIEQRVVGALIGLGRSLNLTVIVEGVETPGQLQALRELGCGAVQGYLVGRPGPASMWTPQLGGPLPLELPERGGAEGGEALLN, from the coding sequence ATGCTCAGCCGCCTGACTGCCGCGATCGCGTCCGCCGCCCAGCCCGGCGGCGCTGGACTGGCCGAGGCGGTGCTGAACGTGACTGACACGCTGGTCGTGGTCCTCGACCCCCAGGGCCGCGTGCTGCGCTTCAACCCGGCGGCCGAGCGGCTCTCGGGCTTCAGCTGCGAGGAACTGCGCGGCCAGGTCCTGTGGCCCTTCGTGCTGCCCGAAGCGGACGTGGCGGGCGTCATGGCGGCCTTCGGGGCGCTGACGGCCGGGGACTACCCCAACCGGCACGAGAACTACTGGCGCACCCGCAGCGGCGAGCTGCGCTACGTCCTGTGGTCGAACACCGCCCTGCTCGACGCCCGGGGCCGGGTGGCGCTGATCGTGGCGACCGGCGTGGACGTCACGCAGGAACGCGAGGAGCGCCGAGCGCGTCAGGAGAGCGAGGAGCGCTTCCGGACGCTCTTCGAGCAGTCGGCGGACGGCGTGGTGCTCATCGACCCGCACGACCCGGAGGTCGCGTGGCGGATCGTGGACTGCAACGAGGCCTTCTGCCGCATGAACGGGTACGAACGCCACGAACTGATCGGGCAGTCCATCGACCGGCTGCACCCCTACCCGATGATGGCCGAGGAGGGCGCCGAGCTGTTCGCCTGGATCCGCGAGGAGGGGCAGGTGCAGGGGGAGGGTTCGCACCTGCACCGCGACGGGACGGTCTTCCCGGTCGAGAGTGCCAGCAGCGTCGTGACCGTGGGGGGCCGGGAGCTGATCCTGGGTCAGGACCGGGACATCCGTGAGCGGCGGCGCACCGAGGAGCAGCTGCGCCGGCTGGCGGCACAGCTGGCGCACGAGTCGCAGCACGACGCGCTGACCGGCCTGCCGAACCGCACGCTGCTGCTCGACCGCCTGCAGGTGGAGCTGCGCCGCGTGGCCCGCAACGGCCGGGCGCTGGCGGTCGTGCAGCTGAACCTGGACGGCTTCCGGCGCGTGAACGACACGCTGGGGCACGCGGTGGGCGACGAGGTGCTGCGCGGGGTGGCCCGCCGCCTGCAGGAGGAGGTGCGCCCGGTGGACACGGTGGCGCGCCTGGGCAGCGACGAATTCGTGGTCCTGATCCCGGACGTGGCCGGGCCTCCCGAGGCGGCGGGTGTGGCGCGGCGCCTGCGGGACGCGCTGGCGCAGCCGCTGCTGGTCGAGGGACAGCCGGTGAACGTGCGCGCCAGCGTCGGGGTGGCGCTCAGCCCGCCGGACAGCAGCCTGCCGGCGAACCTGCTGCGGCAGGCCGACCTGGCGATGACGCAGGCCAAGCGCGGGGGCAGGGGCAGCGTGCAGGTCTTCCACAAGTCCATGGACGCGGCGGTGCACGGTCAGCTGCACCTCGAAACGCGGCTGCGTCACGCGCTGGACTCCGGTGGGCTGCACCTGCACTACCAGCCTCAGGTGGACGCCGGCACGGGGGACCTGCTGGGCTTCGAGGCGCTGGTGCGCTGGACGGACGCGCGGCTGGGGCTGGTGGCCCCGGCCCGGTTCGTGCCGCTGGCGGAGGAGGCCGGTCTGATCGGCCAGCTGGGCGCGTGGGTGCTGGACGAGGCGTGCCGGCAGGCGGCCGCGTGGGACCTGCGGGTGCCGATCGCGGTGAATGTCTCCGCGCTGGAGGTCGCGCAGGAGGACTTCACGCAGCGGGTGCACGACACGCTGCGCCGCCACGGGCTGGACGGCGGGCAGCTGAAACTGGAGATCACCGAGCGGCTGACCGTGCAGGATCTGCAGCGCGTGGCGCGGCAGCTGGCGCAGGTGCAGGCGCTGGGGGTGCAGCTGTCCCTGGATGATTTCGGGACCGGGCAGTCGTCGGTGAGCACCCTGCTGCAGCTGCCGCTGAACGAGCTGAAACTGGACCGTTCCCTGATCACGGGGGTGGCCGAGTCGCCGATCGAGCAGCGGGTGGTGGGGGCCCTGATCGGCCTGGGCCGCAGCCTGAACCTGACCGTGATCGTCGAGGGTGTCGAAACCCCGGGCCAGCTTCAGGCGCTGCGTGAACTGGGGTGCGGGGCGGTGCAGGGGTATCTGGTGGGCCGCCCGGGGCCGGCGAGCATGTGGACACCGCAGCTGGGCGGGCCACTGCCGCTGGAGCTGCCCGAGCGCGGCGGGGCCGAGGGCGGCGAGGCCCTGCTGAACTGA